One region of Bacteroidota bacterium genomic DNA includes:
- the nuoL gene encoding NADH-quinone oxidoreductase subunit L has product MAKYFYLVTVLPLVGFFINGLFGRKINNEKLSGIISSLAVFIPFVIAVMTFFELLGLPPEERKIIINYFSWIATGSLNLTYAYYIDPLSITLTMVVTGIGFLIHVYSIGYMHGDKGFAKFFCFLNLFIFAMLNLVLGDTFLVLFLGWEGVGLASYLLIGFWYEKKFTGDAAKKAFVVNRIGDFGFMTAMFMIFANFGTLNIQEFIGKLGGMQVGTPLLVIIALLLFVGACGKSAQIPLFVWLPDAMAGPTPVSALIHAATMVTAGIYLVARTSLLYALAPIAQNVVLIIGIATAVMAATIALKQNDIKKILAYSTVSQLGFMFIALGTGSYYVAIFHLITHAFFKALLFLGSGSVIHGMHEEQDITKMGGLKKYMKVTFITFFIGSLAISGIPPLSGFFSKDEILYKVFTNAGIFPYLIVLMTAAFTAFYMFRLVALTFYGKERFDANHVHPHESPATMTIPLIILAILSAIGGFIGLPHFLGPNALEHWLEPVFASANTVLASIHGEHEGALSTELILVAVSVVVATIAIIVSFRRFSVQDKFPAPKGFGKVLENKYYVDELYDTAFVFSIRELSEIVLWKVVDVNIIDGIVRGSGTWFKKLSVDWRKIQSGVIQDYTTISVAGIVIILLYIIFKM; this is encoded by the coding sequence ATGGCAAAATATTTTTACCTTGTTACCGTACTGCCGCTTGTTGGATTTTTTATCAACGGGCTCTTCGGCAGAAAAATCAATAACGAAAAACTTTCAGGCATAATATCGTCGCTCGCAGTTTTCATTCCGTTTGTTATAGCGGTCATGACATTTTTTGAGCTTCTCGGATTACCACCTGAAGAAAGAAAAATAATCATAAATTATTTTTCATGGATTGCCACCGGCAGTCTTAACCTCACCTATGCTTATTATATAGACCCGCTTTCAATTACTCTGACAATGGTTGTTACAGGCATCGGATTCCTTATTCACGTTTACTCTATCGGCTACATGCACGGAGATAAAGGATTTGCAAAGTTCTTCTGCTTCCTCAATCTCTTCATCTTTGCAATGCTTAACCTCGTTCTGGGTGATACATTCTTAGTGCTCTTCCTCGGATGGGAAGGCGTGGGACTTGCATCTTACCTGCTTATCGGTTTCTGGTACGAAAAGAAATTTACAGGCGATGCCGCAAAGAAAGCTTTCGTTGTAAACAGAATCGGTGACTTCGGATTTATGACTGCGATGTTTATGATATTCGCAAACTTCGGAACATTAAACATTCAGGAGTTCATCGGAAAACTTGGCGGTATGCAGGTCGGCACTCCCCTCTTAGTTATTATAGCTTTATTGCTGTTCGTCGGTGCATGCGGTAAGTCAGCACAGATTCCGTTATTTGTTTGGCTGCCAGACGCTATGGCAGGTCCTACACCGGTATCTGCGCTTATTCACGCTGCAACCATGGTGACGGCCGGTATTTACTTAGTCGCAAGAACTTCATTGTTATATGCTCTTGCTCCGATAGCGCAGAATGTTGTTCTGATAATCGGTATTGCAACTGCGGTAATGGCAGCAACAATTGCACTGAAGCAAAACGATATTAAAAAGATTTTAGCCTACTCAACCGTTTCACAGCTTGGATTTATGTTCATAGCATTGGGAACAGGTTCATATTACGTTGCAATTTTCCATTTGATAACACATGCATTCTTCAAAGCGCTTTTATTCTTAGGCAGCGGCTCTGTTATTCACGGAATGCACGAAGAGCAGGATATCACAAAAATGGGCGGCCTGAAAAAATATATGAAAGTTACTTTCATTACCTTCTTCATCGGCTCGCTTGCAATTTCAGGTATTCCTCCGCTCTCAGGATTTTTCAGCAAAGACGAAATTTTATATAAAGTATTTACTAACGCAGGAATATTCCCGTATCTTATCGTATTAATGACGGCAGCATTTACTGCCTTCTATATGTTCAGATTAGTAGCGCTTACTTTCTACGGTAAGGAAAGATTCGATGCTAATCATGTTCATCCGCACGAATCCCCTGCTACTATGACAATTCCTCTTATCATTTTAGCAATTCTTTCGGCTATCGGCGGATTTATAGGACTTCCGCATTTCTTAGGACCGAACGCTCTTGAGCACTGGCTTGAACCTGTATTTGCTTCTGCAAACACAGTGCTTGCAAGTATTCACGGTGAGCATGAAGGAGCGCTTTCAACTGAGTTAATTCTTGTCGCAGTCTCAGTTGTAGTTGCTACGATTGCAATTATTGTTTCATTCAGGAGATTCTCAGTTCAGGATAAATTCCCGGCTCCTAAAGGATTCGGCAAGGTTCTTGAAAATAAATATTACGTTGACGAATTATATGATACAGCTTTTGTATTTTCTATCAGAGAGCTTTCAGAAATCGTACTATGGAAAGTAGTAGATGTAAATATCATAGACGGTATTGTAAGAGGCAGCGGAACATGGTTTAAAAAGCTTAGCGTTGACTGGAGAAAAATACAATCAGGTGTTATTCAGGATTATACTACAATCTCAGTTGCAGGTATAGTAATAATTCTGCTTTATATCATATTCAAAATGTGA
- the nuoK gene encoding NADH-quinone oxidoreductase subunit NuoK, whose product MIELNYYLLLSAILFSLGVIGVLIRRNAIIIFMCIELMLNSVNLSLVGFSSFLGNSNGQIFVFIVLTVAAAEAAIGLAIIIALFRNKDTINIDEINILKW is encoded by the coding sequence ATGATTGAATTAAACTACTATCTGTTACTTTCAGCAATTCTTTTTTCACTTGGAGTTATCGGAGTTCTCATCAGAAGAAATGCCATAATTATCTTTATGTGCATCGAGCTTATGCTCAATTCCGTTAACCTTTCACTTGTAGGATTCTCATCATTTCTGGGAAACTCCAACGGTCAGATTTTTGTATTCATTGTTCTGACTGTTGCGGCGGCAGAAGCTGCTATTGGGCTTGCAATTATTATTGCGCTTTTCCGAAATAAAGATACCATCAATATTGATGAGATAAATATTTTAAAATGGTAA
- a CDS encoding DinB family protein: MLEDARRKTLKGIEGLTKEQLFAPPVPNEECIGAYLMHFGECEIGWYEEISGEKLSQELKDRNYYGVWIGCPAEFAHPPKEAPEVENYLSALSDVRKLWIDYLDKMKDEELDDIVVAYKGHGDIKMTKRDIINRLISHENHTRGQMFLLMRMGAIKPNFDNIWGIRLEENMRSPK; the protein is encoded by the coding sequence ATGCTCGAAGATGCCCGAAGAAAAACTCTGAAGGGAATCGAGGGCTTAACAAAAGAACAATTATTTGCCCCGCCAGTTCCTAATGAAGAATGCATTGGCGCTTACTTAATGCATTTTGGTGAGTGTGAAATTGGATGGTACGAAGAGATTTCAGGTGAAAAACTTTCACAGGAACTGAAAGACAGGAATTACTATGGAGTCTGGATTGGCTGCCCGGCTGAATTTGCTCACCCGCCAAAAGAAGCACCGGAAGTTGAAAATTATCTTTCTGCACTTTCAGATGTAAGAAAACTCTGGATAGACTATTTAGATAAAATGAAAGATGAAGAGCTTGATGATATAGTAGTTGCTTATAAAGGGCACGGTGATATTAAAATGACAAAGCGTGATATAATAAACCGACTCATTTCCCATGAGAATCACACAAGGGGACAAATGTTTCTCCTTATGCGTATGGGCGCAATAAAGCCTAACTTTGATAATATCTGGGGAATAAGATTAGAGGAAAATATGAGAAGTCCTAAATAA
- a CDS encoding EamA family transporter, giving the protein MWWIYALLSALFAAVTAIFAKVGVKNVNSDVATAVRTVVILFIAWGIVLARGEMGEVGGLTKTNLLFLCLSGVATGLSWIFYFKALQLGNVSQVAPIDKLSVALVLIFSLVFLKEPATAKTLIGGALIVAGSIFMII; this is encoded by the coding sequence ATGTGGTGGATATATGCATTACTCTCAGCTCTTTTTGCAGCAGTGACTGCAATCTTTGCTAAAGTCGGCGTTAAAAATGTAAACTCAGATGTAGCAACGGCCGTGCGTACAGTGGTTATTTTATTTATAGCATGGGGAATCGTTTTAGCACGCGGTGAAATGGGCGAAGTCGGCGGACTTACCAAAACAAACTTACTTTTCCTTTGCTTATCCGGAGTTGCAACAGGTCTTTCCTGGATATTTTATTTCAAAGCATTGCAGCTTGGTAACGTCTCGCAAGTTGCCCCGATAGATAAATTAAGCGTTGCGCTCGTTTTAATTTTTTCGTTAGTATTTTTAAAGGAACCTGCAACTGCAAAAACGCTTATCGGCGGAGCACTTATTGTTGCAGGCTCAATATTTATGATTATTTAG
- a CDS encoding T9SS type A sorting domain-containing protein, producing the protein MKRILFITILICLTLPSYNFIFAQQYCIPGRFDTTYCFSSQQITVEDNISYGQNINWQGNPVNLDFIIAYPGTEADTLRKRPFILLIHGGGFIDGNKYQVAPVMMDFAQRGYVCASINYRIGWDVTGDPFACLGTGTSLAKAVYRAMQDSKAALRYFSANANKYRIDTNYFFCGGISAGAVTSLLISFATQENMNTLYPSFINELGPLNNASNNLTNSYKIKCVLSSSGGLNDTTFINSSNAVPTIMFQGTADLNIPYGTGNVYGCANYLRTMGSAEMMKRFKNLRKPFELDYVPGGGHENFYPIEYIPKKAAGFLKRYLCNDSRQVIFENYSMISDVSLGGFNDVIPSDFTLYQNYPNPFNPSTTIKYFLPHDSRIKINIYDTRGRKIMELADGFQSEGFHTVNFAGAPLSSGIYFYSMITETNGTRNIFTKKMVLVK; encoded by the coding sequence ATGAAACGTATACTATTTATAACAATTTTAATCTGTTTAACACTTCCCTCTTACAATTTTATTTTTGCTCAGCAGTACTGCATTCCGGGAAGATTTGATACTACATATTGCTTTTCATCACAGCAAATAACTGTTGAAGATAATATTAGTTACGGGCAAAATATTAACTGGCAAGGAAACCCTGTTAATCTTGACTTCATAATCGCATATCCCGGCACTGAAGCAGATACTTTACGAAAACGTCCTTTTATTTTATTAATTCACGGCGGCGGCTTCATTGACGGCAATAAATATCAGGTTGCACCCGTTATGATGGATTTTGCTCAACGAGGGTATGTTTGCGCTTCTATAAATTATCGGATCGGATGGGATGTTACAGGAGATCCATTCGCCTGCCTGGGAACAGGAACTTCACTTGCAAAGGCTGTTTACAGAGCTATGCAGGATTCCAAAGCAGCGCTAAGATACTTTTCTGCTAATGCAAACAAATATAGAATAGATACAAATTACTTTTTTTGCGGAGGCATAAGTGCAGGCGCTGTAACATCTTTATTGATTTCATTTGCAACTCAGGAAAATATGAATACGCTTTATCCTTCATTTATAAATGAACTCGGTCCGCTGAATAATGCTTCAAACAATCTTACAAATTCCTATAAGATAAAATGTGTTTTGAGTTCATCCGGAGGATTGAATGATACTACTTTTATAAATTCATCTAATGCAGTCCCGACCATTATGTTTCAGGGCACTGCTGATTTAAACATCCCATATGGTACAGGTAACGTTTACGGATGCGCAAATTATTTAAGAACTATGGGTTCCGCTGAAATGATGAAACGATTTAAGAATTTACGAAAGCCATTTGAATTAGATTATGTTCCGGGTGGCGGTCATGAAAATTTTTATCCTATAGAGTATATTCCTAAAAAAGCTGCAGGATTTCTGAAAAGATATTTGTGCAATGACTCAAGACAAGTCATATTTGAAAATTATTCAATGATATCCGATGTTTCTCTGGGCGGATTTAATGATGTTATTCCTTCTGATTTTACTTTGTATCAGAACTACCCTAATCCGTTTAATCCTTCTACAACTATAAAATATTTTCTTCCGCATGACAGTAGAATTAAAATAAATATTTATGATACAAGAGGGAGAAAAATAATGGAGTTAGCCGACGGCTTTCAAAGTGAAGGATTCCATACTGTAAATTTTGCCGGAGCTCCCCTATCCAGCGGAATTTATTTTTATTCAATGATAACCGAAACAAATGGTACGAGAAATATTTTTACAAAAAAGATGGTGTTAGTAAAATAG